In the Monomorium pharaonis isolate MP-MQ-018 unplaced genomic scaffold, ASM1337386v2 scaffold_342, whole genome shotgun sequence genome, one interval contains:
- the LOC118648270 gene encoding uncharacterized protein LOC118648270, with translation MYAYIKLLSGKNKDKKKIIPTSCIKNFKPESHKKILKYQVEETVGEEPYVATILLLSDSNEELKEIIRTKSVRASPSYLLVTASDKSDNEGKKQLKRSKTFQMNRQLKEQEELVCNKLSKFKSDLLPINVTLKDKENLDLSNITDTPPSPKKYRVTEDLAQTKINSCKMTI, from the exons atgtacgcttatataaaattgttatctgggaaaaataaagacaaaaaaaaaattattcccaCATCTTGCATCAAGAATTTTAAACCAGAGTcacacaagaaaattttaaagtatcaAGTGGAAGAAACAGTAGGCGAAGAACCGTATGTAGCAACGATTTTGTTACTATcag ATTCAAATGAAGaacttaaagaaataattagaacaAAAAGTGTTCGTGCTTCACCATCGTATTTGCTTGTGACAGCTTCGGATAAATCTGACAACGAGGgaaaaaaacagttaaagCGTTCAAAAACTTTTCAA ATGAATCGTCAGTTAAAAGAACAAGAGGAACTagtctgtaataaattatcaaagttTAAGAGTGATTTATTGCCAATAAACGTTACATTAAAAGATAAG gaaaATTTAGATTTGTCAAACATTACTGATACACCGCCATCACCCAAAAAATATAGAGTAACAGAAGATTTAgcacaaacaaaaataaattcatgcaAGATGACAATCTAG